The Coccidioides posadasii str. Silveira chromosome 3, complete sequence genome contains a region encoding:
- a CDS encoding uncharacterized protein (EggNog:ENOG410PGVH~COG:T~BUSCO:1123at33183) gives MYRQSFPQPEDVDEEAEEEELVATGATVEPAAITTADTAHETPYRYGPEPAQEPPPEPTSELTAEHSQLSTVTPTSTSQPRPASVSSKSDPGSNPPSSSQIHESYYSAPESHKNASRILSATSPISEESLESGNYGVNENTESTRVISRRMSPHGQSLTPSIPSATGETASRTNFTSQTYLLSGRKSINDRSPSILSSPRLRHEEPSLVEQEDSRNKSRPRRLMRRLAPGIVRFNIEDSINDRQRRLQKRLTRTASELESTAKKQRQASRCGAIVRAERMLVRIESTTQTVPDDYNENESIKIDTKVVSKWREFLVVCREGCEDDTPFLLQFYKTRVIPQVQTSDMKKKWSYEIPIVRSHTKVNLFSTLDKTLVVWHRFKPETQIFIMRPRSSAHSVEWYTFIRGALGWKQPSILFVHVPDLDITLRLENPFAHLGMNQNEDDDVCSAVLRTMKEERAIASGIIKTCLNTLSECSEWNKILAMWGKSAKMGLAWRRYDRLEWVQGPNEQRMYGTMAMRTTHELELRPKQHYPTSTTLQKGGPKVEEPAPTEGFLILLTSQRGRQRLIGKNFFKRLYFYTQDQFLCFCRPGKATPPAPPSLPTITSRNIPTSAEIIRETPIVYDVDPFPVNNGEVTWLTVGRKEYAKSHDAEAFAENRRITKNAANTEGYINMCRVAEIRPVSSQTSQEEQHANAGDVEYHGERGRAVHGARHETKEDRSFEIVLDDGLVVLFRTYNMQTRQEWIRRLTELSDYWKARTKKDIATLKYIRSRNLKRLEIDEAQESMLGQFAQKWEVSRAEASSELFHACGMSGCRPIKMSGNLYRKPRRHGAFTHCSVLLIEGQLLIFQSSLRRWTGEQLPHIYRSRQAVLDLRDCYIYSGIITSSDLLYQQQTFDSNLPSQLERPRMYTQDGWTASDEDIATCFVIWHATRKALFRGELTKKGKPKRSGWKQVSALGVPGKAIVFKARSRAERDLWVLAIATEIDRLQQQEDLRIVKSPCI, from the exons ATGTACAGACAAAGCTTTCCTCAACCGGAAGACGTTGATGAGGAagctgaagaagaggagtTGGTAGCGACTGGAGCCACGGTCGAACCCGCTGCTATAACTACTGCTGATACCGCACACGAAACGCCCTATCGATATGGGCCGGAACCAGCTCAGGAGCCGCCCCCCGAACCTACTTCTGAATTAACCGCGGAGCATTCCCAATTATCAACTGTAACGCCTACCTCAACTTCTCAGCCGCGACCAGCTTCAGTATCAAGCAAATCTGATCCAGGTTCGAATCCGCCGTCCTCTAGCCAAATTCATGAGTCGTACTACTCCGCACCTGAGTCACATAAAAATGCATCTCGGATATTGAGTGCCACCTCGCCAATAAGTGAAGAGTCTCTAGAATCCGGTAATTATGGAGTTAATGAGAATACCGAGTCAACAAGAGTTATCAGCAGACGTATGTCTCCGCATGGACAATCGTTAACTCCGTCTATACCATCTGCGACCGGAGAAACCGCTTCAAGGACTAACTTTACTTCACAAACATATCTACTATCAGGGAGAAAATCCATCAACGATAGATCTCCTTCGATTTTGTCATCACCTCGTCTTCGTCATGAAGAGCCATCACTTGTCGAACAGGAGGATTCACGAAATAAAAGCCGTCCTAGGCGGCTGATGAGACGCCTTGCTCCTGGTATCGTTCGGTTTAATATCGAGGACAGCATTAATGATCGACAACGACGACTGCAAAAGAGGCTGACTAGGACCGCAAGTGAGCTAGAATCCACCGCAAAGAAGCAAAGGCAAGCCAGCCGGTGTGGCGCGATTGTGAGAGCTGAGAGAATGCTCGTTCGTATCGAAAGCACTACTCAAACTGTTCCAGACGATTATAATGAGAATGAGAGTATCAAAATTGACACTAAAGTTGTCTCAAAATGGAGAGAGTTCCTGGTTGTATGTCGCGAGGGATGCGAAGACGATACACCATTTCTTCTACAGTTTTATAAAACTCGCGTGATTCCACAGGTCCAAACTTCCGATATGAAGAAGAAGTGGTCTTATGAGATTCCGATCGTACGGAGCCATACCAAAGTGAACCTTTTTTCAACTCTTGATAAGACATTAGTAGTCTGGCATCGATTTAAACCTGAGACCCAAATTTTCATAATGCGGCCCAGGTCATCGGCTCATTCGGTTGAATGGTATACATTTATCCGTGGCGCCCTCGGGTGGAAACAACCGTCAATTCTTTTTGTACATGTTCCTGATCTCGATATTACATTGCGTTTGGAGAATCCATTCGCACATCTTGGAATGAATCAGAACGAAGACGACGATGTTTGCTCCGCCGTGCTAAGAACAATGAAGGAGGAAAGAGCTATTGCCTCGGGCATTATAAAAACATGCCTGAACACTCTATCGGAATGCTCCGAATGGAATAAGATACTGGCTATGTGGGGTAAATCCGCCAAAATGGGCCTTGCCTGGCGACGATACGATCGCCTGGAATGGGTTCAAGGGCCAAATGAGCAGAGAATGTATGGAACAATGGCCATGCGAACGACTCATGAGCTGGAGTTGCGCCCCAAACAACATTATCCTACATCGACGACGTTACAAAAAGGGGGGCCCAAGGTTGAAGAGCCGGCACCAACAGAAGGCTTCTTGATACTCCTCACATCTCAAAGGGGACGGCAGAGATTGATAGGAAAGAATTTCTTTAAAAGGCTTTACTTTTATACCCAGGATCAATTTCTATGTTTCTGCAGACCCGGCAAAGCAACTCCCCCGGCCCCCCCCAGTCTTCCTACAATCACTAGCAGAAACATTCCCACGTCCGCTGAGATCATAAGGGAGACTCCGATCGTTTATGATGTGGACCCTTTTCCCGTAAATAACGGAGAGGTCACTTGGCTTACCGTGGGACGCAAAGAATATGCGAAAAGTCACGATGCGGAAGCTTTCGCAGAAAACCGTCGAATTACGAAGAATGCAGCTAACACTGAGGGCTATATTAATATGTGCAGAGTAGCAGAAATACGTCCTGTTTCTTCGCAGACCTCGCAGGAGGAGCAACATGCTAACGCAGGGGATGTTGAATATCACGGAGAAAGGGGTAGAGCTGTCCATGGCGCGAGGCACGAAACCAAGGAAGACCGTTCGTTTGAAATCGTGTTGGATGATGGGCTAGTTGTCTTATTTCGAACCTATAACATGCAGACACGACAGGAGTGGATTAGACGGCTGACCGAGCTTTCGGACTATTGGAAAGCGCGTACGAAAAAGGATATAGCTACGCTAAAGTATATCCGTTCTCGGAACCTGAAACGACTTGAAATCGACGAGGCACAAGAGTCTATGCTAGGCCAGTTTGCTCAGAAATGGGAGGTTTCAAGGGCGGAAGCATCCTCGGAGTTGTTTCACGCATGTGGGATGTCGGGGTGCCGGCCCATAAAG ATGTCTGGGAATCTATATCGCAAACCACGCCGCCATGGGGCATTTACACATTGTAGCGTCTTGCTCATTGAAGGCCAACTTCTCATTTTCCAGAGCTCTCTGCGTCGGTGGACAGGCGAGCAACTCCCCCATATATATCGTTCGCGACAGGCCGTGCTCGATCTGCGGGATTGTTATATATATAGCGGGATAATCACCTCCTCGGACCTCCTATACCAACAGCAAACGTTCGACAGTAACCTCCCCAGTCAGCTGGAACGGCCAAGGATGTATACTCAGGACGGATGGACAGCCTCCGATGAAGACATTGCGACATGCTTTGTTATCTGGCATGCCACAAGAAAGGCCCTGTTTCGAGGTGAACTCaccaaaaaaggaaaacctAAAAGGAGCGGATGGAAACAGGTTTCTGCTCTGGGGGTTCCTGGGAAGGCGATTGTATTTAAAGCAAGGAGTAGAGCGGAAAGGGATTTATGGGTGCTGGCGATTGCGACGGAGATCGATCGACTGCAGCAGCAGGAGGACTTGAGGATCGTGAAATCGCCGTGTATTTGA
- a CDS encoding uncharacterized protein (EggNog:ENOG410PPUY~COG:S~BUSCO:5352at33183): MASKAKTGPLRLSIPKPSSKSTKSQLPPTQNSTSHDFLDISRTIPDDDYSQDAFSLSPTFNGQSGFNDLSQWAFNDAVLLSSDISSTSEATEESFDTRSIQAGDYDMSDAQMLPFSSCSPTLFPKADGSMDQSLSEFGQLSGISSSQDSSPQLCFRNPQGYQDFNALGFSFDNDAMHHATGMNDVKPMGLSVAPQRMVKSETFGQVPWDSISGDINAASNVTLSGSRINRLPATPPLTEASQDMSVTSACTQTYTFPNQDGSQFVDLSDTSSLSNQNFSIGAPFHPLTPPLTELDPNRTIRPQKQSHRPILSAAITCASDKESEFFSLQQTMGQKSKDPSDGKNPRDHAFYSLPTRSDGKYHCPYATGDNPCKHTPTTQKCTYHKYLDSHLKPYRCKVPQCVDAHFSSNACLFRHEREAHGMHGHGENPHLCRFPSCDRSIPGNGFPRRWNLHDHMRRVHDYTCSEKASSPEGSPIASGKSPAGKKKETAIRKRKGVVSGTQTIKRVRPTQAQSQSQAAMKASQAHTDQQLQNAEKNYNACLSEIKKDLDNINPQDPAMHERINARLQELHTHALNYRYIKASQLATKRGSGSSS; this comes from the exons ATGGCTTCAAAAGCAAAGACGGGCCCACTGAGGCTATCAATACCCAAACCAAGCTCTAAATCAACAAAATCCCAACTACCCCCCACTCAAAATTCCACAAGCCATGATTTCTTGGATATCTCCAGGACAATCCCGGATGATGACTACTCTCAAGATGCCTTTTCATTGTCCCCAACGTTTAATGGCCAAAGCGGCTTTAATGACTTGAGCCAATGGGCCTTTAATGATGCTGTCTTGTTGAGCTCCGATATAAGCTCCACCAGCGAGGCTACTGAGGAATCGTTTGACACCAGATCAATCCAAGCGGGCGATTATGATATGTCAGATGCCCAGATGCTTCCATTTTCTTCGTGTTCTCCTACATTGTTCCCCAAGGCCGATGGATCCATGGACCAGTCTCTTTCTGAATTCGGACAGCTTTCTGGCATCTCAAGCTCTCAGGACAGCAGCCCACAGTTATGTTTTCGCAACCCACAGGGATATCAGGATTTTAATGCTCTAGGCTTCTCTTTTGATAATGACGCAATGCACCATGCTACCGGGATGAATGATGTAAAACCCATGGGATTAAGTGTGGCCCCTCAGAGGATGGTCAAATCCGAAACATTTGGACAGGTTCCGTGGGATTCTATCTCTGGCGATATCAACGCCGCGTCCAATGTGACTCTCAGTGGCAGCCGTATCAACAGGCTTCCGGCCACGCCTCCACTCACCGAGGCCAGTCAGGATATGTCTGTCACTTCCGCTTGCACTCAAACGTACACCTTCCCTAACCAAGACGGCTCTCAATTTGTCGATCTCTCTGATACATCCTCTCTTTCCAACCAAAATTTCAGCATTGGGGCCCCCTTTCACCCTCTCACACCACCTCTCACTGAGCTGGACCCAAATAG GACAATACGCCCACAAAAGCAATCCCATAGGCCAATTCTTTCTGCTGCAATCACTTGCGCCTCGGACAAGGAGTCAGAGTTCTTTTCCTTGCAACAAACTATGGGCCAAAAGTCAAAGGATCCCTCTGACGGGAAAAATCCTCGTGACCATGCTTTTTACTCTCTTCCAACCCGGAGCGATGGAAAATACCACTGCCCGTACGCCACTGGAGATAACCCTTGCAAGCATACTCCTACAACTCAGAAGTGCACTTACCA CAAATATCTGGATTCCCACTTGAAGCCCTATCGATGCAAGGTCCCACAATGTGTTGATGCCCACTTCTCCTCCAATGCATGCCTATTCCGCCATGAGCGTGAAGCCCACGGGATGCATGGTCACGGCGAGAACCCCCACTTGTGCCGCTTCCCTTCCTGTGACAGATCTATTCCTGGAAACGGATTCCCTCGTCGCTGGAACCTTCATGACCACATGAGGCGTGTGCATGATTATACTTGCTCCGAGAAGGCCAGCTCACCTGAAGGCTCGCCAATCGCATCAGGAAAATCTCCAGCAggcaagaagaaggagacaGCCATCCGCAAGCGCAAGGGTGTCGTCTCTGGTACCCAGACAATCAAGCGGGTCAGACCCACACAGGCTCAGTCCCAATCGCAAGCTGCCATGAAAGCCTCCCAAGCACATACCGACCAGCAGCTTCAGAATGCGGAGAAGAACTATAATGCTTGCTTGTcagagatcaagaaagatCTCGATAACATCAATCCTCAGGACCCAGCAATGCATGAGCGTATTAATGCAAGGCTTCAGGAACTGCATACCCATGCATTGAATTATCGATATATCAAGGCTAGCCAATTGGCGACGAAGAGAGGATCCGGGAGCTCCTCATAA
- a CDS encoding uncharacterized protein (EggNog:ENOG410PJIN~COG:G~BUSCO:13560at33183): MASAAVIPADGTWFDTIRRSFADVPINDNGISTTEFLEAAEALVMLFDLLGSVAFTPVKNDLLGNIKKIRDRQLAAPAESETLQQLVVNELKTGKHTATEGLLWLVRGLDFTAQALRLNLSDPAAELSTSFRAAYGTTLKPHHGLLVKPIFSAAMSATPYRKDFYAKLGQDATKVSTAMNIEITALEKVVGILHEFLKSPAAKW; encoded by the exons ATGGCTTCTGCTGCTGTGATTCCCGCCGACGGCACCTGGTTCGACACTATCAGGAGGTCATTCGCCGATGTCCCAATCAACGACAACGGTATTTCCACAACGGAGTTCCTCGAGGCTGCCGAAGCTTTGGTGATGCTATTTG ACCTCCTTGGCTCCGTCGCATTCACTCCGGTAAAGAACGACTTGCTAGGCAACATCAAG AAAATTCGTGACCGCCAGTTGGCAGCTCCAGCAGAATCCGAGACTCTTCAGCAACTTGTTGTGAACGAGCTCAAGACTGGAAAGCACACGGCGACTGAAGGCCTGCTATGGCTGGTCCG TGGTCTCGACTTCACTGCCCAAGCCCTCCGCCTCAATCTTTCCGATCCTGCTGCTGAACTTTCTACTTCTTTCCGTGCTGCATACGGCACTACCTTAAAACCACATCACGGCTTGCTTGTCAAACCGATTTTCAGTGCTGCCATGTCCGCAACTCCTTATAGAAAGGACTTCTATGCCAAGCTTGGTCAGGACGCTACCAAGGTCTCAACTGCGATGAACATCGAAATAACTGCTTTGGAGAAAGTAGTAGGAATCCTCCATGAATTCCTTAAAAGTCCAGCAGCCAAATGGTGA
- a CDS encoding uncharacterized protein (EggNog:ENOG410Q58H), with protein sequence MAFFSNLPSELILKIVAYLEALHDIISLALVRRYLHHVIDITERRYYHRICLQSDLCYVRAYWLLLRMLREPRLRLYVREIEVYIWPTASGFAPIARLPETAPEDKNAYRELQPIIPFLNDAGVTDETGLKMLLSWIQILSTKSFLRSVLKNASDNAMRPLKNMNSLQNLREVHIGSKFLPETFETYLLNSLKLFQRYPNVEKLVVSCMKAPQREQRVLAPRSSNFRKVYIKSSCMTSRLLANIIKHFKTLNEFACSTGIKSPDELIDRGNFTALEPLQLKQALFDHKDTLRLLDLDLDSNVMDITRGVIRFGHKHELDECPQKLGSGVPVYLPGIIASLKQLAALTHLHIGVQSLLGHPKILTDFPAPAEFKLASILPPNLQFLSIRGYRSGSCAFHISKVSELIETKKSCLPSLKEVWGLEDLKYGVKVPHGKQQPPPWRI encoded by the exons ATGGCTTTTTTTAGTAACTTACCCTCAGAGCTCATCCTCAAAATCGTGGCCTATTTGGAGGCTCTTCACGATATTATATCCCTCGCCTTAGTACGTCGCTACCTTCACCATGTCATCGATATCACAGAGCGGCGATATTATCATCGGATATGTTTGCAGAGCGACCTTTGCTATGTACGGGCTTATTGGTTGCTACTTCGGATGCTCAGAGAACCGAGATTGCGGCTATATGTCCGTGAAATTGAGGTATACATCTGGCCCACAGCGTCTGGTTTTGCACCCATTGCACGTCTACCCGAAACTGCTCCGGAAGACAAGAATGCGTATAGGGAGCTTCAACCTATCATCCCCTTTCTCAATGACGCCGGTGTGACTGATGAAACGGGACTAAAAATGCTGCTCTCCTGGATACAAAT ATTGTCCACCAAATCTTTCCTTCGGTCTGTTCTGAAGAATGCTAGCGACAACGCCATGAGGCCTCTGAAAAATATGAATTCCCTGCAGAACCTTCGAGAGGTTCATATTGGCAGCAAATTTTTACCTGAGACATTCGAAACTTACCTACTCAATAGCTTGAAATTGTTCCAAAGGTATCCAAATGTCGAGAAACTCGTGGTGAGCTGCATGAAAGCTCCACAGCGTGAACAGCGCGTCCTGGCACCTAGGTCATCAAATTTCCGAAAAGTTTACATTAAATCATCTTGCATGACCTCTCGCCTCCTCGCTAACATCATTAAACATTTCAAGACCCTTAACGAGTTCGCTTGTTCAACAGGCATCAAGTCGCCAGATGAACTGATTGATCGTGGTAACTTCACCGCCCTCGAACCTTTACAGTTGAAGCAGGCCCTCTTCGACCATAAAGATACACTGCGTCTGTTGGATCTTGACTTGGATAGTAACGTTATGGACATCACACGAGGAGTGATACGCTTCGGACACAAGCATGAGTTAGATGAATGTCCCCAAAAGCTAGGAAGCGGCGTCCCTGTGTATCTACCGGGAATCATTGCATCCCTAAAGCAACTCGCTGCGCTGACCCACCTTCATATAGGCGTTCAGTCATTGCTTGGACACCCTAAAATATTAACGGATTTTCCTGCTCCTGCAGAGTTCAAGCTGGCCAGTATTCTTCCTCCAAATTTACAATTTCTCTCCATACGCGGCTATCGTTCAGGAAGTTGTGCCTTTCACATCTCCAAAGTCTCGGAGTTGATTGAAACCAAAAAGTCGTGTTTACCATCATTAAAGGAAgtttggggtcttgaggaCTTGAAGTACGGGGTTAAGGTCCCGCATGGAAAACAGCAACCGCCTCCATGGCGAATTTGA
- a CDS encoding uncharacterized protein (BUSCO:398519at4751~EggNog:ENOG410PNHT~COG:F~BUSCO:10211at33183): protein MPLIILTGYPCSGLTYRANQLSTLLEDLQNRLHPPSQASEEVPQVQQQKGRYKIHIVTSHDVSHPRTVYDAARSEKEARAVVYGRVKRLLGKDSIVIVDGMNYIKGWRYQLWCESKAASTTCCVVHVGTPIDQCVKNNEARLQKVQNGDDELKQNSQGPTSQSAEEIPTAKVTYTHDDEPYPPELLQNLIFRFEEPSTSSRWDKPLFTVPWSDPTPPIESIWAALTGQTISNASTASSYLTITSNPSSLSEQNSSTSVRDTASTATTTPRTRVSRPKIVPHQATMQPPTTDPGALYALEKRTSEIVTHIRNFTQTHPTISSLGVSSTLTDPTAPGISVPIPDISIPVFIPSTALAASPTEELAGAGGVLALPRLQRLRRQWVGMNRAYLGQGHGKGPGSMGSEQVGEAFVRFLNGEFEGVE from the exons ATGCCA CTCATAATCCTAACCGGATACCCGTGCTCTGGTCTTACCTACCGGGCCAATCAACTCTCCACCCTGCTTGAAGACCTCCAAAACCGCCTCCACCCTCCATCACAAGCTTCCGAAGAGGTACCACAAGTACAACAGCAAAAGGGTCGCTATAAGATTCACATTGTCACATCGCATGATGTTTCCCATCCGCGAACGGTTTATGATGCGGCGCGTTCTGAAAAGGAAGCCCGCGCCGTTGTGTACGGGCGGGTGAAGAGGTTACTGGGAAAGGATAGCATCGTAATCGTGGATGGGATGAACTACATCAAGGGGTGGAGATACCAACTGTGGTGTGAGAGTAAAGCGGCATCGACGACGTGCTGCGTG GTGCACGTTGGAACGCCGATAGATCAGTGCGTCAAGAATAACGAAGCACGTCTCCAGAAGGTGCAGAATGGGGATGATGAACTGAAGCAAAACTCGCAAGGGCCAACGTCCCAGAGCGCCGAGGAGATTCCTACGGCGAAGGTGACATATACCCACGACGATGAACCCTATCCGCCTGAACTCTTACAAAATTTGATCTTCCGCTTTGAAGAGCCGTCCACGTCAAGTCGCTGGGACAAGCCACTATTTACTGTTCCTTGGTCCGATCCCACACCACCTATAGAATCAATTTGGGCTGCATTAACGGGCCAAACAATATCCAACGCATCTACTGCCTCCTCTTACCTCACCATCACGTCTAACCCTTCGAGTCTTTCAGAGCAAAATTCATCTACATCAGTCCGCGACACTGCTTCCACGGCAACTACGACGCCGCGCACCCGCGTCTCTCGCCCCAAAATCGTTCCTCATCAAGCAACGATGCAACCACCCACCACCGACCCCGGCGCCCTTTACGCCCTCGAAAAGCGCACATCCGAGATCGTCACTCACATACGCAATTTCACCCAAACCCACCCTACAATTTCCTCTCTCGGTGTCTCGAGTACACTGACCGACCCAACAGCCCCTGGGATATCCGTCCCTATCCCAGACATCTCTATACCCGTATTTATTCCTAGCACTGCTCTCGCTGCATCACCAACAGAAGAACTTGCTGGTGCAGGAGGAGTATTGGCGCTGCCACGACTTCAGAGGCTAAGAAGACAATGGGTGGGAATGAACCGGGCGTATCTTGGGCAAGGCCATGGGAAAGGTCCGGGATCGATGGGATCAGAGCAAGTAGGCGAGGCGTTTGTGCGATTTTTAAATGGCGAGTTTGAGGGGGTGGAATAA
- the NNT1 gene encoding nicotinamide n-methyltransferase (EggNog:ENOG410PNHF~COG:S~BUSCO:11413at33183) gives MSSNTEDNENFGLGAVFQEPEGFLPPPKPPTFAEHRMLSGETLSIRLVGDHPLYGYLLWNAGRIVSDYLETHAESWIQGKTMFELGAGAGLPSLVCAIKGAKTVVVTDYPDLDLIANLRYNATACEELIRASSPFPCSLRVEGYLWGADPANVLSHLESPEEGFDVLILADVIYNHPQHHNLIASVQKTLKKSRDAAAFVVFTPYQPWLLDKIAAFFPKAESSGFQVTKLFEKVLDKLLFEEDPGDETLRRTVFGYELRWKQEELES, from the exons ATGTCATCCAATACCGAAGATAATGAGAATTTCGGCCTCGGTGCCGTCTTCCAAGAACCAGAGGGCTTTCTCCCGCCTCCAAAACCCCCCACATTCGCGGAGCATCGCATGCTCTCCGGCGAAACTCTGAGCATACGACTTGTCGGTGATCATCCGCTTTAT GGCTACCTACTTTGGAACGCCGGCAGGATAGTATCAGATTATCTCGAAACCCACGCGGAATCATGGATCCAAGGCAAAACCATGTTCGAACTCGGCGCTGGCGCCGGCCTCCCCAGTCTAGTCTGCGCGATTAAAGGCGCGAAAACGGTCGTCGTGACGGACTATCCGGATCTAGACCTGATTGCCAATCTGCGATATAATGCCACTGCCTGCGAGGAATTGATTCGCGCCAGCTCGCCGTTTCCGTGTTCTTTGCGCGTAGAGGGATATCTATGGGGCGCTGATCCAGCCAACGTTTTGAGCCATCTAGAGTCTCCTGAGGAAGGCTTCGATGTGCTCATCCTCGCCGACGTGATATATAACCACCCTCAGCATCACAATTTAATAGCTAGCGTGCAGAAAACGCTTAAAAAGTCAAGAGATGCTGCCGCATTTGTTGTATTTACGCCCTATCAGCCCTGGCTGTTGGACAAAATCGCTGCTTTCTTTCCCAAGGCTGAAAGCAGTGGGTTCCAAGTGACGAAATTGTTTGAAAAAGTATTGGATAAGCTCTTATTCGAAGAGGACCCTGGA GATGAGACACTTCGACGAACTGTATTCGGTTATGAATTAAGGTGGAAGCAAGAGGAATTGGAAAGCTGa
- a CDS encoding uncharacterized protein (EggNog:ENOG410PXTH) has translation MLRVLRCSTGQTGYALKEHIYCVGYRTPCCLSVVLRLGPFSYIGIFTRGSIVQALVKGRNIPPGSDIEGFISLLNIFPEVLPNITFLYLSLQGNLGFPAVDRRGTSEGDEMTINASEELLQLVDQMVVKLHRLSHCHISLPTSYFRALNFKENGIRFTPHNLFSQEPLWRVLPVQNDSQQEEGARPVLKGYWIRPGEHDWYHPQDYIPGQVLRL, from the coding sequence ATGTTGAGGGTGTTGAGGTGCTCTACGGGACAAACCGGATACGCATTGAAGGAACATATCTACTGCGTCGGCTACCGGACCCCCTGTTGCCTCAGCGTCGTGCTGCGATTAGGTCCGTTCAGCTATATTGGAATATTCACCCGTGGCTCGATAGTCCAGGCTCTCGTAAAAGGGAGAAATATCCCTCCTGGCTCTGACATTGAAGGATTCATCTCATTGCTCAATATTTTCCCTGAAGTGTTGCCCAATATCACGTTTCTGTACCTCTCTTTACAGGGGAACTTGGGGTTTCCTGCCGTGGACAGACGAGGAACAAGTGAAGGAGATGAGATGACCATCAATGCAAGCGAAGAACTGCTACAGCTGGTTGATCAGATGGTCGTAAAGCTACATCGTCTCTCACATTGCCACATCTCGCTGCCGACTAGCTACTTCCGCGCACTCAATTTCAAGGAGAATGGAATACGTTTCACTCCGCACAATTTGTTTTCGCAAGAGCCGCTGTGGCGGGTTCTTCCGGTTCAAAATGATTCGCAGCAGGAGGAGGGAGCACGACCTGTGCTCAAAGGCTACTGGATACGTCCGGGAGAGCATGATTGGTATCATCCACAAGATTACATCCCGGGGCAAGTGTTGAGACTTTGA
- a CDS encoding uncharacterized protein (EggNog:ENOG410PHFK~COG:T), producing MLSERGVRVALILKEPWKFPPSESSLYDKEKNPNGIISLATAENFLVHDTLEEYINRNISIPKAAFTYAYGSPYCAALTVPIARHINTHFKPCTPISSSHIVIANGVTAVNDLLGYVLADPNDAIMINRPIYGKFGLDFGCRGDVGVVYADTEPLEVFSVDVVKKYEEAIVTADKGGVKVRAMLITNPHNPLGRCYPPETLRELMRFCHRRNIHFISDEIYALSVFDSGETGTIPFTSALAIDPTGLLDENYIHVMYGMAKDFSAPGLKLGFLISKNADVRKGVACASRFGRPSGVSIAIASQMLNDEAFVSSYLSLCRETLARTYKFVTALLRENNIPYLPGR from the exons ATGCTCTCTGAACGTGGAGTTAGGGTCGCCTTAATTCTCAAGGAGCCGTGGAAATTTCCTCCTAGCGAAAGCTCCTTGTACGATAAAGAGAAAAATCCGAACGGAATCATCTCACTCGCGACCGCAGAGAAT TTCTTGGTCCATGATACATTAGAGGAATATATAAATAGAAAT ATATCCATTCCCAAAGCCGCATTTACATATGCGTACGGTAGCCCCTATTGCGCTGCGCTCACTGTTCCTATCGCCAGGCATATAAACACCCATTTCAAACCTTGCACTCCCATCTCATCGTCGCATATCGTCATAGCCAACGGCGTCACTGCGGTGAACGACTTGTTGGGCTATGTACTTGCTGATCCCAATGATGCTATCATGATTAATCGTCCCATTTATGGAAAGTTTGGGCTCGACTTTGGATGCCGAGGGGACGTGGGGGTAGTCTATGCCGATACAGAACCGTTGGAAGTGTTTAGTGTGGATGTAGTGAAGAAGTATGAGGAAGCGATTGTGACGGCAGACAAAGGAGGAGTGAAAGTCCGCGCCATGCTGATAACCAACCCGCACAATCCTTTAG GGCGTTGTTATCCACCGGAAACATTGAGGGAGTTGATGCGCTTTTGTCATCGGCGAAATATTCATTTCATCAGCGATGAAATATATGCACTCTCTGTTTTCGATTCCGGGGAAACAGGTACTATTCCATTCACTTCAGCACTGGCCATCGATCCAACGGGACTGCTGGATGAGAATTATATTCATGTCATGTATGGAATGGCCAAG GACTTTTCTGCCCCTGGGCTCAAGCTAGGTTTCTTAATCAGTAAAAATGCAGATGTCCGAAAGGGCGTAGCCTGTGCTAG TCGATTCGGGAGACCCTCGGGAGTGTCGATCGCAATTGCTTCTCAGATGCTGAATGATGAGGCATTCGTCTCCTCATATCTTTCCCTATGTAGAGAAACGTTGGCCCGAACGTACAAATTTGTCACCGCCCTGCTTCGAGAGAATAATATTCCGTATTTACCCGGAAGGTGA